The Nesterenkonia xinjiangensis genome contains a region encoding:
- a CDS encoding AraC family transcriptional regulator, which yields MRHQDIEDVAYRPPEGQEGEVEVYTVPDLLRRAAPGLFLRPQRMGFHQLLIVEQGSTLHTVDFTAHRLGAGSVLWIRPGQVQQWSDPTQIEGTVLIFPAGLLDPATDALTSADSPEGPHHWASEDVDPARLVDLRTTISRLAADPTMPPVVRRTAMRHALSILLLHLVSWHRAHQDAAEVPEAFRDFRALVERRFAAWHDVAQYARALGWSPRTIARATRQARGTTPKQIIDGRLLLEARRLLVQTDHPVHRIGTQLGFEDPSNFTAWFRRRDGRAPSEFRASGAVRGTQPAR from the coding sequence ATGAGACACCAGGACATCGAGGACGTCGCCTATCGCCCACCGGAGGGCCAGGAGGGCGAGGTGGAGGTCTACACGGTGCCGGATCTGCTTCGCCGGGCCGCCCCGGGGCTGTTCCTCCGGCCCCAGCGGATGGGCTTCCACCAGCTGCTGATCGTCGAGCAGGGGTCCACCCTGCACACGGTGGACTTCACCGCCCACCGGCTGGGCGCCGGTTCCGTGCTGTGGATCCGTCCGGGACAGGTCCAGCAGTGGAGCGATCCCACACAGATCGAGGGGACGGTGCTGATCTTCCCGGCCGGGCTGCTCGACCCCGCCACCGACGCGCTCACGTCCGCGGACTCCCCCGAGGGCCCTCACCACTGGGCGTCCGAGGACGTGGATCCCGCCCGTCTGGTGGACCTGAGGACCACGATCAGCCGCCTCGCCGCGGACCCAACGATGCCGCCCGTCGTGCGACGGACCGCGATGCGTCACGCGCTCTCGATCCTGCTGCTCCATCTGGTGTCCTGGCATCGTGCCCATCAGGACGCCGCCGAGGTTCCGGAGGCGTTCCGCGACTTCCGCGCCTTGGTGGAGCGGCGCTTCGCCGCCTGGCACGACGTCGCCCAGTACGCCCGTGCGCTGGGATGGTCACCGCGCACCATCGCCCGCGCCACACGGCAAGCTCGCGGCACCACCCCCAAGCAGATCATCGATGGACGTCTCCTGCTGGAGGCGAGACGGCTCCTCGTGCAGACGGATCACCCGGTGCACCGGATCGGCACCCAGCTGGGCTTCGAGGACCCGAGCAACTTCACCGCATGGTTCCGTCGGCGGGACGGACGCGCCCCTAGCGAGTTCCGCGCCTCCGGAGCCGTCCGCGGGACTCAGCCGGCGAGGTAG
- a CDS encoding sodium:solute symporter — protein MVLDLVVIAVYTATILGVGYWGLRRSKSKSDYLVAGRRLGTFMYSSALSAIVLGGASTVGGIGLGYSFGLSGAWLVTAIGLGILVLSVFFTRHIVKLKVYTVIEMLDLRYGGVSGLIPGMVMFLYTFMLTVTSTLAYATIFHVLLGVPNWAGVLIGGTVVVTYSTMGGMWSITMTDVIQFVIKTLGILFLLAPVAVLHAGGFAQIHERLGDSFFSPVSIGGATIVTYVLTYTLGLLIGQDIWQRVFTARTPRISVIGGTITGVYCIIYAVAGAIIGMAARAVWPDLANPDEAFATIVQEALPTGVRGFVLAAALAALMSTASGALIACSTVLTTDLIPPLRRMVGQGSGKTPPAAAGHPEEESVRGYRLATLVLGAAVVIVASLVTTVIGALVIAYNILVGGLFVAILGGLVWRRGTRHGALWSMAVGTVAVIGTMIATDILATAPIYVGLGSSLVVYVVVSLLTPPTPEDVLAEWDRRLRRSSTASVSDTPLPPRQHSVSKDGSDL, from the coding sequence ATGGTTCTGGACCTGGTGGTCATCGCCGTCTACACGGCAACGATTCTCGGAGTGGGGTACTGGGGGCTGCGCCGCTCGAAGTCCAAGAGCGACTACCTCGTCGCCGGACGCCGGCTGGGCACCTTCATGTACTCCAGCGCCCTCTCGGCGATCGTTCTGGGCGGCGCCTCGACGGTGGGCGGCATCGGACTGGGATACAGCTTCGGCCTCTCGGGCGCATGGCTGGTGACCGCCATCGGCCTGGGGATCCTGGTGCTCTCAGTGTTCTTCACCCGGCACATCGTGAAGCTGAAGGTCTACACCGTCATCGAGATGCTGGATCTGCGCTACGGCGGCGTCTCCGGACTGATCCCCGGCATGGTGATGTTCCTCTACACCTTCATGCTCACCGTGACGTCCACGCTCGCGTACGCGACGATCTTCCATGTGCTGCTGGGGGTGCCCAACTGGGCCGGCGTGCTGATCGGCGGGACCGTCGTCGTCACCTACTCGACCATGGGCGGCATGTGGTCGATCACGATGACCGACGTGATCCAGTTCGTGATCAAGACCCTAGGCATCCTGTTCCTCCTCGCCCCGGTGGCCGTCCTCCACGCGGGAGGCTTCGCGCAGATCCATGAGCGTCTGGGCGACTCGTTCTTCTCCCCGGTGTCCATCGGCGGAGCGACCATCGTGACCTACGTGCTGACCTACACGCTGGGCCTGCTCATCGGCCAGGACATCTGGCAGCGCGTCTTCACCGCGAGGACACCGAGGATCAGCGTGATCGGTGGAACCATCACGGGCGTCTACTGCATCATCTACGCGGTGGCGGGGGCGATCATCGGCATGGCCGCCCGCGCCGTCTGGCCGGATCTGGCCAACCCGGACGAAGCGTTCGCCACCATCGTCCAGGAGGCTCTGCCCACCGGCGTGCGCGGATTCGTGCTGGCCGCGGCGTTGGCGGCCCTGATGTCCACGGCCTCGGGAGCGCTCATCGCCTGCTCCACGGTACTGACCACCGACCTGATTCCCCCGCTCCGCCGGATGGTCGGACAGGGCTCGGGGAAGACGCCGCCGGCCGCCGCTGGGCATCCCGAGGAGGAGTCCGTGAGGGGGTACCGCCTGGCCACGTTGGTGCTGGGCGCCGCAGTGGTGATCGTGGCGAGCCTGGTGACCACCGTCATCGGCGCACTGGTGATCGCCTACAACATCCTGGTCGGCGGGCTCTTCGTGGCGATCCTGGGAGGACTCGTCTGGCGCCGCGGCACCCGTCACGGGGCGCTGTGGTCCATGGCGGTGGGGACGGTCGCGGTGATCGGCACGATGATCGCCACCGACATCCTCGCCACCGCCCCGATCTACGTGGGACTGGGGTCCAGCCTGGTGGTCTACGTGGTGGTCAGCCTGCTGACCCCGCCCACTCCGGAGGACGTCCTGGCCGAATGGGACCGGCGCCTGCGGCGTAGCAGCACCGCATCGGTCTCCGACACGCCCCTGCCACCCCGCCAGCACTCTGTTTCGAAGGACGGTTCCGACCTGTGA
- a CDS encoding NAD(P)-dependent oxidoreductase codes for MARIAVFGGTGHAGSHIAAEARLRGHHVTTVSRHPAQGLADHAVGSLQDDTLLDRVASTHDILVVAIPGAGDPPLVDVVPQVMRAAAAHDARVGVVGGAASLRVSPDGPRLLDTPDFPPEYRTEATVHASVLETMQQDTSGARWFYLSPAAMFGAPLSIASTGAYRTSGDVLLSDEQGVSEISGADYARAFLDEIERPSHENTRFHVAR; via the coding sequence ATGGCACGCATCGCCGTCTTCGGAGGAACCGGCCACGCCGGATCGCACATCGCCGCAGAGGCCCGCCTCCGGGGCCACCATGTCACCACTGTTTCGCGCCACCCCGCCCAAGGCCTGGCCGACCACGCCGTGGGGTCGCTCCAGGACGACACGCTGCTGGACCGCGTGGCCTCCACGCACGACATCCTCGTGGTGGCCATCCCGGGCGCCGGCGATCCTCCGCTGGTGGATGTCGTGCCCCAGGTCATGCGCGCCGCCGCGGCCCACGATGCCCGTGTCGGCGTCGTCGGCGGTGCCGCGAGCCTTCGCGTCTCCCCCGACGGCCCCCGACTGCTGGACACCCCGGATTTCCCGCCGGAGTACCGCACGGAGGCCACCGTCCACGCGTCCGTGCTGGAGACCATGCAGCAGGACACCTCCGGGGCTCGCTGGTTCTATCTCTCCCCGGCGGCCATGTTCGGCGCTCCCCTGAGCATCGCCTCCACCGGTGCGTACCGGACCTCCGGTGACGTCCTGCTCAGCGATGAGCAGGGGGTCTCCGAGATCAGCGGGGCTGACTACGCCCGGGCCTTCCTGGATGAGATCGAGCGGCCCTCCCACGAGAACACCCGCTTCCACGTGGCCCGCTGA
- a CDS encoding PucR family transcriptional regulator, which produces MDEVPAREDLEFIRTLRSEEHRRSRVAVALGQLLDDESLGIQVLSPGEREAIRDVRVASTPVIELRDPRRYLVGDELLLITGLGLPAQRAEITSYVARLLDVGVAALGFGLLPVHAEVPGGLVEECRAQGLPLIAFPDETPFIRVTMAFAALLESERVSRQAATIQAVVGMTRTVLGGAPVRDVLERLAQGARGGAQRRRGREVISAGTMPTWVEERDLRAVVDRGPSRQRLAFSTVEATAPDGRRAEIARLRLRGSGRPVAIADHLLLAREGRLGRDDLTLLMVAGDLLDLGAATPTQRSSALDRLTMTLLADADLRPQDVSAGPEAHSRKIPQLLHEALGLTSGDGLRAVLAQRLEQQTPPGAEGGQLGDHRRWRQLLATPLVDGEGASIRALVSEPPSVELLDVCAQEGWVLGVSTPRPPSEVASALEDAGRMLGLARQRGRSMLAEELDGRRPGVSTWEGVVPAEARAAFSTRLLAPLEALGPERSAECRRTLRCWLAHHGGWDATARELRVHRNSVRRVIATAGRALELDLDDAGVRVDLLLALDWARVAHGA; this is translated from the coding sequence ATGGATGAGGTGCCGGCACGGGAGGACCTGGAGTTCATCCGCACTCTGCGCTCCGAGGAGCATCGCAGGAGCCGCGTGGCAGTCGCCCTGGGGCAGCTCCTCGACGACGAGTCGCTCGGCATCCAGGTGCTGAGCCCGGGGGAGCGGGAAGCGATCCGGGACGTCCGGGTGGCGTCCACGCCCGTGATCGAGCTGCGCGATCCGCGGCGATACCTGGTCGGTGACGAGCTCCTGCTGATCACCGGCCTGGGACTGCCGGCACAAAGGGCTGAGATCACGTCCTACGTGGCCAGGCTGCTCGACGTGGGTGTGGCCGCCCTGGGCTTCGGGCTGCTGCCTGTCCACGCAGAGGTGCCCGGGGGCCTGGTTGAGGAGTGCCGCGCCCAGGGTCTTCCGCTGATCGCCTTCCCGGATGAGACCCCGTTCATCCGCGTGACGATGGCCTTCGCCGCGCTGCTCGAGAGTGAGAGGGTCTCGCGCCAGGCCGCGACCATCCAGGCCGTGGTGGGTATGACGCGGACTGTGCTGGGCGGCGCGCCGGTGCGCGACGTCCTGGAACGGTTGGCCCAGGGCGCCCGAGGCGGGGCCCAGCGGCGTCGTGGGCGTGAGGTGATCAGTGCCGGCACGATGCCCACCTGGGTGGAGGAGCGGGACCTCCGGGCCGTCGTCGACCGTGGCCCTTCCCGGCAGCGGCTGGCGTTCTCCACAGTAGAGGCGACGGCTCCGGACGGACGCCGGGCGGAGATCGCCCGCCTCAGGCTCCGCGGGAGTGGCCGGCCCGTCGCCATCGCGGACCACCTTCTCCTGGCCCGCGAGGGCCGTCTCGGTCGAGATGACCTGACGCTGCTCATGGTGGCGGGAGACCTGCTGGATCTGGGGGCCGCCACCCCGACCCAGCGGAGCTCTGCCCTGGACCGCCTGACCATGACGCTGCTGGCAGATGCCGACCTGCGCCCCCAGGACGTCTCGGCCGGGCCGGAGGCGCACAGCAGGAAGATTCCTCAGCTGCTGCACGAGGCGCTCGGGCTGACCTCCGGCGATGGTCTCCGGGCAGTTCTCGCCCAACGCCTGGAGCAGCAAACTCCACCCGGGGCGGAGGGTGGCCAGCTGGGCGATCACCGGCGGTGGCGGCAGCTCCTCGCCACCCCGTTGGTGGACGGCGAGGGAGCTTCGATCCGCGCGCTGGTGTCCGAGCCACCCTCCGTCGAGCTCCTGGACGTGTGCGCGCAAGAGGGGTGGGTCCTCGGGGTGAGCACACCCCGGCCGCCCAGCGAGGTGGCCTCCGCGCTGGAGGATGCCGGGAGGATGCTGGGCCTCGCGAGGCAGCGGGGGAGGTCAATGCTCGCTGAGGAGCTCGACGGCCGGCGTCCCGGCGTCAGCACCTGGGAAGGTGTGGTGCCGGCCGAGGCGCGCGCCGCATTCTCCACCCGGTTGCTGGCTCCGCTGGAGGCGCTGGGCCCCGAGCGGAGTGCCGAATGCCGGCGGACGCTGCGGTGCTGGCTGGCCCATCATGGCGGCTGGGACGCGACGGCCCGGGAGCTGCGGGTGCACAGGAACTCGGTCCGCCGGGTGATCGCCACCGCCGGCAGAGCGCTCGAGCTGGATCTCGACGATGCCGGCGTGCGGGTCGATCTCCTCCTGGCCCTGGACTGGGCGAGGGTTGCACACGGCGCGTGA
- a CDS encoding excinuclease ABC subunit UvrA: MTTSTSTDQPSRAGDAARPAGIDDDVGLPPADAHDLIRVTGARENNLRDISVEIPKRRLTVFTGVSGSGKSSLVFGTIAAESRRMINETYSAFLQGFMPSQGRPDVDHLAGLTTAIIVDQERMGANPRSTVGTATDANTMLRILFSRLGEPHIGSPQAFSFNVASISGAGAVTFEKDGKKVKERRDFTITGGMCPTCEGRGTVSDFDLTALYDDTKSLSEGALTVPGFSMDGWQGRLFRGSGLDLDKPIREYTAEEQEILLHQEPIKIKVEGINLTYEGLIPKIRKSMLSKDREAMQPHIRRFVDRVVTFTPCPECEGTRLTAAARSSKIAGISIAEACAMQISDLAAWVRGLEEPSVGPLLTTLGETLDSFVEIGLGYLSLDRPAGTLSGGEAQRTKMIRHLGSALTDVTYVFDEPTIGLHPHDIARMNDLLLRLRDKGNTVLVVEHKPETIAVADHIIDLGPLAGSGGGEVVYAGDLAGLRTAGTLTGNHFDDRARLKEAGRTRDGVIEVRGATQNNLTGVDVDIPTGVLTVVTGVAGSGKTSLIHGNVAGLDGVVVVDQAGIKGSRRSNPATYTGLLDPIRKAFAKANGVKPALFSANSEGACPTCKGAGVVFTELGVMETVETPCEECEGRRFQAAVLDFTLGGKNISEVLHLSVDEALEFFSAGESRIPAAGKILQRLSDVGLGYLTVGQPLNSLSGGERQRLKLAVHIGDDGGTFILDEPTTGLHLADVEQLLRLLDRLVDAGRTVIVIEHHQAVMAHADWIIDLGPGAGHDGGRVVFEGTPAELVESARGAGATLTGQHLAAYVGT, translated from the coding sequence ATGACGACGTCGACCTCCACCGATCAGCCCTCCCGCGCCGGCGATGCCGCCCGCCCAGCCGGCATCGACGACGACGTCGGCCTCCCGCCCGCCGACGCCCATGACCTCATCCGCGTCACCGGCGCCCGGGAGAACAACCTGCGGGACATCAGCGTGGAGATCCCCAAACGACGGCTGACCGTCTTCACCGGGGTCTCCGGCTCCGGGAAGAGTTCGCTGGTCTTCGGCACGATCGCCGCCGAGTCCCGCAGGATGATCAACGAGACCTACAGTGCGTTCCTGCAGGGCTTCATGCCCAGCCAGGGGCGCCCGGACGTCGACCACCTCGCCGGGCTGACCACGGCGATCATCGTGGACCAGGAGCGCATGGGGGCGAATCCGCGGTCCACCGTCGGCACCGCCACCGACGCGAACACGATGCTGCGGATCCTGTTCAGCCGACTCGGGGAGCCGCACATCGGCTCGCCACAGGCCTTCTCCTTCAACGTGGCCTCGATCAGCGGCGCCGGGGCGGTGACTTTCGAGAAGGACGGCAAGAAGGTCAAGGAGCGCCGGGACTTCACCATCACCGGCGGGATGTGTCCGACGTGCGAGGGGAGGGGCACGGTCAGCGACTTCGACCTCACCGCTCTCTATGACGACACGAAGTCACTCTCCGAGGGTGCGCTCACGGTCCCGGGGTTCAGCATGGACGGCTGGCAGGGACGGCTCTTCCGCGGCAGCGGGCTCGATCTCGACAAGCCGATCCGTGAATACACTGCGGAGGAGCAGGAGATCCTGCTCCACCAGGAGCCGATCAAGATCAAGGTCGAGGGGATCAACCTCACCTATGAGGGGCTGATCCCCAAGATCCGGAAGTCGATGCTGTCCAAGGACCGTGAGGCGATGCAGCCCCACATCCGCCGCTTCGTGGACCGGGTGGTCACCTTCACCCCCTGCCCCGAGTGCGAGGGCACCCGGCTCACTGCTGCGGCCCGCTCCTCGAAGATCGCCGGGATCAGCATCGCCGAGGCCTGCGCCATGCAGATCTCCGACCTCGCCGCCTGGGTCCGCGGGCTCGAGGAGCCCTCCGTCGGTCCGCTGCTGACCACCCTGGGGGAGACCCTGGACTCCTTCGTGGAGATCGGGCTGGGCTATCTGAGCCTGGATCGGCCCGCCGGCACGCTCTCCGGGGGTGAGGCCCAACGCACCAAGATGATCCGACACTTGGGATCGGCGCTGACCGATGTCACCTACGTCTTCGACGAGCCCACCATCGGGCTGCACCCGCACGACATCGCTCGAATGAACGACCTGCTGCTGCGCCTGCGGGACAAGGGAAACACGGTCCTGGTGGTGGAGCACAAGCCCGAGACGATCGCGGTGGCGGACCACATCATCGACCTCGGCCCGCTGGCCGGTTCCGGGGGCGGGGAGGTGGTCTACGCCGGCGATCTCGCCGGGCTGCGCACCGCCGGGACCCTGACCGGGAACCACTTCGACGACCGCGCCCGCCTCAAGGAGGCCGGGCGGACGCGTGACGGCGTCATCGAGGTCCGCGGGGCGACGCAGAACAACCTCACCGGGGTCGATGTCGACATCCCCACCGGCGTGCTCACCGTGGTCACCGGGGTGGCCGGGTCGGGGAAGACCTCGCTGATCCACGGCAACGTCGCCGGGCTGGACGGCGTCGTGGTGGTGGACCAGGCCGGGATCAAGGGGTCGCGACGCTCCAACCCGGCCACCTACACAGGGCTGCTGGACCCCATCCGGAAGGCCTTCGCGAAGGCCAACGGGGTCAAGCCCGCGCTGTTCAGCGCGAACTCCGAGGGTGCCTGCCCCACCTGCAAGGGTGCCGGGGTGGTCTTCACTGAGCTGGGCGTGATGGAGACGGTGGAGACGCCCTGCGAGGAGTGCGAGGGCCGCCGGTTCCAGGCCGCGGTGCTGGACTTCACTCTGGGCGGGAAGAACATCAGCGAAGTGCTGCACCTCTCCGTGGACGAGGCCCTGGAGTTCTTCTCTGCGGGAGAGTCCCGGATCCCCGCGGCGGGGAAGATCCTGCAGCGACTCTCCGACGTCGGGCTGGGGTACCTGACCGTGGGGCAGCCGCTGAACTCACTCTCCGGAGGAGAGCGGCAGCGACTCAAGCTCGCGGTCCACATTGGCGACGACGGCGGCACCTTCATCCTGGACGAGCCCACCACCGGCCTGCACCTGGCCGACGTGGAGCAGCTGCTGCGGCTGCTGGACCGGCTGGTGGACGCCGGCCGCACGGTGATCGTGATCGAGCATCATCAGGCGGTGATGGCCCACGCGGACTGGATCATCGATCTGGGCCCCGGGGCCGGTCACGACGGCGGCCGGGTGGTCTTCGAGGGGACGCCCGCGGAGCTGGTGGAGTCGGCTCGCGGGGCCGGGGCCACGCTGACCGGGCAGCACCTGGCCGCCTACGTGGGGACCTGA
- a CDS encoding YciI family protein: MAKYLLLKHYRGAPTPPNDVPMERWTPEEVTAHVQYMEDFAARLRETGEYVDSQALSPEGMFVRYDGPGRPPVTDGPFLETKDLIAGWMVIDVESHQRALELAGELSAAPGAGGDPIHEWLEVRPFYGVSPDATE; the protein is encoded by the coding sequence ATGGCCAAGTATCTGCTGCTGAAGCACTACCGCGGCGCACCGACGCCGCCCAACGACGTCCCGATGGAACGCTGGACGCCTGAGGAGGTCACAGCGCACGTCCAGTACATGGAGGACTTCGCCGCCCGTCTCCGGGAGACCGGAGAGTACGTCGACAGCCAGGCTCTGTCCCCCGAGGGCATGTTCGTCCGCTATGACGGCCCCGGCCGCCCCCCGGTGACCGACGGGCCCTTCCTGGAGACCAAGGACCTCATCGCCGGGTGGATGGTGATCGACGTCGAGAGCCACCAGCGCGCTCTCGAGCTGGCCGGTGAGCTCTCGGCCGCGCCCGGGGCCGGCGGAGATCCCATCCATGAATGGCTGGAGGTGCGGCCCTTCTACGGGGTCTCACCTGACGCCACGGAGTGA
- a CDS encoding ATP-grasp domain-containing protein codes for MDLTSTRKHLKSLGIAHGLTNALIAQEALARDIEIAPDEKSRLTMRWKGRRIWFDAARSNINNSLARRCTLHKDVASRLLRTYDVPAPHNAVFSARDVELAWQWAEPRLPVVIKPSDGGEGEQVHLDLRDRAAFREAFSAVGAAAEGVLVEEFVPGVEHRVLLVHGKVVAATRRIPAHVDGDGEHTVADLVAHKNIARAVLENPVHWDVPLDDISRSVMAEQGFTESMVPAEGQRVWIRRNSNIHSGGDAMDATDDLTAEEVDMAEKVVRAIPGLRLVGLDMLLPRDGEGDAPRVLEVNSSPMLSGHHFPWIGKPRDAAGALLSGMYPDSPARRRTV; via the coding sequence ATGGACCTCACATCCACTCGTAAGCACCTGAAGTCTCTGGGCATCGCCCACGGTCTGACCAATGCACTCATCGCCCAGGAGGCTCTCGCCCGGGACATTGAGATCGCGCCGGATGAGAAGAGCAGACTGACCATGCGGTGGAAGGGCCGGCGCATCTGGTTCGACGCCGCCCGGTCCAACATCAACAACTCGCTGGCCCGCCGCTGCACGTTGCACAAGGACGTCGCGAGCCGTCTGCTCCGCACCTACGATGTCCCGGCGCCGCACAACGCCGTGTTCTCAGCCAGGGATGTTGAGCTGGCCTGGCAATGGGCCGAGCCCCGCCTGCCGGTGGTCATCAAGCCCAGCGACGGAGGCGAAGGCGAGCAGGTCCACCTGGACCTTCGTGACCGCGCCGCCTTCCGCGAGGCGTTCAGCGCCGTCGGCGCAGCTGCGGAGGGCGTACTGGTGGAGGAGTTCGTGCCCGGCGTGGAGCACCGTGTGCTCCTGGTGCATGGCAAGGTGGTGGCCGCCACGCGACGCATCCCGGCTCATGTCGACGGTGACGGGGAACACACGGTGGCCGACCTCGTGGCGCACAAGAACATCGCCCGTGCGGTGTTGGAGAACCCGGTGCATTGGGACGTTCCGCTGGATGACATCAGCCGGTCGGTGATGGCTGAGCAGGGGTTCACGGAGAGCATGGTCCCTGCGGAGGGCCAGCGAGTCTGGATCCGCCGCAACTCGAACATCCACAGTGGGGGTGACGCCATGGACGCCACTGATGACCTGACTGCAGAGGAGGTCGACATGGCGGAGAAGGTCGTGCGGGCGATCCCGGGCCTCCGACTGGTGGGGCTCGACATGCTGCTGCCCCGCGACGGCGAAGGGGACGCCCCTCGCGTGCTTGAGGTCAACTCCAGTCCGATGCTCTCCGGCCACCATTTTCCCTGGATCGGGAAG
- a CDS encoding OsmC family protein encodes MTQYASIDTDTQQEAQDRAQRLEKAGRDWSSRIDQDPAHAGLVFRARGEGIGSVATRITSGRHEFVLDEPAALAGDDAGTSPVEAALAGLISCQVVIYRLYAQQLGIELEDISIEAEGDLDVRGLLGGADEVRPGFSEVRLKVSLTGPESSERYVELQRTVDEHCPVMDIFRNPVPVQVQVSSSAS; translated from the coding sequence ATGACTCAGTACGCCAGCATCGACACCGACACGCAGCAGGAGGCCCAGGATCGCGCCCAGCGCCTGGAGAAGGCCGGACGCGACTGGAGCAGCCGCATCGACCAGGACCCGGCACACGCGGGGCTGGTGTTCCGCGCCCGTGGGGAGGGCATCGGATCGGTCGCCACCCGGATCACCTCCGGGCGGCATGAGTTCGTCCTCGACGAGCCGGCCGCGCTCGCCGGCGACGATGCCGGCACCAGCCCGGTGGAGGCCGCCCTGGCCGGGCTCATCTCCTGCCAGGTCGTGATCTACCGGCTCTACGCCCAGCAGTTGGGGATCGAGCTGGAGGACATCAGCATCGAGGCCGAGGGTGACCTCGACGTCCGAGGTCTCCTCGGAGGAGCCGACGAGGTCCGGCCTGGGTTCTCCGAGGTCCGGCTGAAGGTCTCGCTCACCGGCCCGGAGAGCTCAGAACGCTATGTGGAGCTGCAGCGGACTGTGGACGAGCACTGCCCGGTGATGGACATCTTCCGCAACCCGGTGCCGGTCCAGGTGCAGGTCTCCTCCTCCGCCTCCTGA
- a CDS encoding DUF6596 domain-containing protein: MDEDQLRRLIPQVIGVLVRRGADFAAAEDAVQDALVEALRVWAQDPPRDPAGWLITAAWRRFVDAVRSEEARRRREGRAGEEQAVDGAGAGDDTLQLYFLCAHPALSPASAVALTLRAVGGLTTRQIAAAYLVPEATMAQRISRAKRTLAGVRFDQPGDVTHVLRVLYLVFNEGYSGDVDLAAEAIRLARQLAAVVESEEADGLLALMLLHHARRPARTTADGALVPLRDQDRSLWDTEMIAHGVAILQAALAADRLGEFQAQAAIAALHADAQSVEETDWVQIVEWYDELVRLTDSPIARLNRAVALGEAADPWAGLEALGELDAALPRHAAAAAHLHERAGDRVSAARLYAEAAERAASLPERNHLMRQAARLNTALGRAPGSGGDVTGPH; the protein is encoded by the coding sequence GTGGACGAGGACCAGCTGCGGCGCCTGATCCCTCAGGTCATCGGTGTCCTCGTCCGCCGTGGGGCGGACTTCGCGGCGGCCGAGGACGCCGTGCAGGACGCCCTGGTGGAGGCCCTCCGGGTGTGGGCCCAGGACCCGCCCCGGGACCCGGCCGGGTGGCTCATCACGGCGGCATGGCGTCGCTTCGTGGACGCCGTCCGGTCCGAGGAGGCGCGACGTCGCCGGGAAGGGCGTGCCGGCGAGGAGCAGGCCGTGGACGGCGCGGGCGCCGGTGACGACACCCTCCAGCTGTACTTCCTGTGCGCGCACCCCGCCTTGTCCCCAGCCTCGGCGGTGGCCCTGACGCTGCGTGCCGTCGGCGGACTCACCACCCGGCAGATCGCCGCGGCCTACCTGGTGCCGGAGGCGACGATGGCCCAGCGCATCAGCCGCGCCAAGCGCACCCTCGCCGGTGTCCGATTCGACCAGCCCGGAGACGTCACCCACGTGCTGCGGGTGCTGTACTTGGTCTTCAACGAGGGGTACTCCGGCGACGTCGACCTCGCGGCCGAGGCCATCCGGCTGGCCCGGCAGCTCGCCGCCGTCGTCGAGTCGGAGGAGGCCGACGGGCTGCTGGCCCTGATGCTGCTCCACCACGCCCGACGCCCGGCGCGCACCACCGCCGACGGCGCTCTGGTGCCGCTGCGCGACCAGGACCGGTCCCTGTGGGACACCGAGATGATCGCCCATGGGGTGGCGATCCTGCAGGCGGCGCTCGCAGCGGACCGGCTCGGCGAGTTCCAGGCGCAGGCCGCGATCGCGGCGCTCCACGCCGACGCGCAGAGTGTGGAGGAGACGGACTGGGTCCAGATTGTCGAGTGGTACGACGAACTGGTCCGGCTGACGGACAGCCCGATCGCCCGGCTCAATCGGGCGGTCGCCCTGGGGGAGGCCGCCGATCCTTGGGCCGGGCTGGAGGCGCTCGGGGAGCTGGACGCCGCCCTTCCCCGCCATGCCGCCGCCGCTGCCCACCTGCATGAGCGTGCCGGGGATCGGGTGAGTGCCGCCCGGCTGTACGCCGAGGCCGCGGAGAGGGCGGCGAGCCTGCCGGAGCGGAACCACCTGATGCGGCAGGCCGCCCGGCTCAACACTGCGCTGGGGCGGGCCCCCGGATCTGGCGGAGACGTCACCGGCCCGCACTAG